Part of the Variovorax sp. PAMC 28711 genome is shown below.
AGCGACCTTGCGGGCCGCGTTGCAGCCCACGAGCCTCGAAGTGATCGACGAAAGCGCCGCGCACGCCGGTCATTCGGGAGCGAACGCCGAAGGCTTCGGCACGCATTTTCGGGTGCGCATCGCGTCTCCCCGCTTCGAGGGCCAGAGCCGCGTGGCGCGGCATCGCCTTGTGTATGATTCGCTGCAGATTTTTATCGCACAGGGCCTTCACGCCATTGCCATCGAGACGCTCTGAGCGCTCTCCCCGATCGCTGGACGTTTCCGCTCGCGACCCTTTCACTCTCCCACCTCCCATGAAAAAACAACTTCTGCAGGCCGTCGCTGCCGCCGCATTCATTGGCACCCTTTCGTTCGGTGCGCTGGCGCAAAACGCCGCCATCGTGAACGGCAAGGCCATTCCCAAGGCCCGCATGGACATGCTGGCGCAGCAACTCGCGGCAGCTGGCCGGCCGGTCACCCCCGAAATGCAGGGCCAGCTGCGCGAAGAAGTGGTCGCACGCGAGGTGTTCATGCAAGAGGCGCAAAAGCAGGGCCTCGACGCCACCGACGACTACAAGGCGCAACTCGAGCTGGCCCGCCAGGCGATCATGATCCGCCAGCTGTTCGACAACTACCGCAAGAAAAATCCGGTGACCGACGCTGAAGTGCAGGCCGAGTACGACAAGTTCGTCGCGGCCAACGGCGGCAAGGAATACAAGGCGCGCCACATCCTGGTCGAGAAGGAAGAAGACGCCAAGAAGATCATTGCCGACCTCAAGAAGGGCGCCAAGTTCGAGGACATCGCCAAGAAGCAATCGAAGGACCCGGGATCGGGCGCCAACGGCGGCGA
Proteins encoded:
- a CDS encoding BolA family protein, whose product is MSAQQPTTALPTSAALEATLRAALQPTSLEVIDESAAHAGHSGANAEGFGTHFRVRIASPRFEGQSRVARHRLVYDSLQIFIAQGLHAIAIETL
- a CDS encoding peptidylprolyl isomerase — protein: MKKQLLQAVAAAAFIGTLSFGALAQNAAIVNGKAIPKARMDMLAQQLAAAGRPVTPEMQGQLREEVVAREVFMQEAQKQGLDATDDYKAQLELARQAIMIRQLFDNYRKKNPVTDAEVQAEYDKFVAANGGKEYKARHILVEKEEDAKKIIADLKKGAKFEDIAKKQSKDPGSGANGGDLDWANPSSFVPEFSEAMIKLKKGEMTQVPVKSQFGYHIIRVDDVRQAQLPKVDEVKPQITQQLAQQKLQKYQEDLRAKAKVE